The nucleotide sequence AGCAAAGCCCTTCACGAAGGAAATCTTCGGCACGGGTTGGTCAAAGCCGGGCTTCGGCCAGAGATAGCCGTAGAAGCCCGCGCCCTGCTTGGTCACGACATCGACGAAGCCCATGAACAGCGCATTGCCCGCGGGATCCTTCATCGCGGAGAGGTCCTTGCCGTCGAGCTCGGGCTTGATCGGATGCATGACCATTTTTGGGGTCATGTCGTTGATCCAGAAATACTCGACCTTGTCGTAGCGCAGGCTCTTGATCTCGGCCTGAGCCGCCGCCTGCGCCTGCTCCCGCGTCAGCTTCCCTTCGCTCTCGAGCTTCTGATAGTGCGCCAGGATGCCGTAGCCAACGTCGACCATCTGCTGCGTCTGGGCCTGGCGGTCGGCGACCATCTGCGCGCGCAGGGTCGAGAGCGCGATCGGCGCCAGCGCGATCATGCCGAGAAGACTGATGGCGACGATCAGAACCAGCTTGAAACTGATGCGGGAGAAAATCATCGGGGCTCGCAGGAATTGGCAATGCAGATATGCCAGTTTATCGCGAACGCCTTAGCAAAGAATTAAGCATTCGGATTCGATTGGCGCCCCTAGCGCGCGATGCGAGTCGGCACGGCCCGACATCGCCAGGAGCGGAGATGCGGCATGCCCGGGGCGCCTAGCGCTTGGTCGCACCGAGAACGAGATCGATGGTGTGGGCGGCTATCTTGCGAAGCTGGGCTTCGTCGCCGAAGGCACGTTCGAGCACAGCAAGGCCTCGCGTCACGGTGACGATATGCAATGCTGCAGCCTCGGGCGCACCGCTGAACTCACCGCGCTTGGCGCCGGCCGACAGCGCGTCCTCAACCAGTCCAGTGATGCGCGTCACCAGATCCGCAAAGGTCCGGCGCGCCTCCTCGTCCAGTCCCTCGCCTTCGACCGAGCCAAGCTCCATCAGTCCGCGCGTGGTCGGGCATCCCCGCGGCGGTGTCCCGGACTGGAAGTTGGTGATGGTCAAATCGAAGAAAGCCGTGAGGCGTTTTCGCAAGCTGCCGGTCCCGAGCGCCGCCTGGACGGCGCCAAGGTAATCGCCTGCGTAGCGCTCGTAAGCCCGCAGGAACAGCGCTTCCTTGCTGCCGAAGGCATTGTAGAGACTGCCGCGCTGAACGCCGGCATCGCGCGCGATGTCCGATAGCGACGTGCCGCGCACGCCCTTACGCCAGAACTGATCGAAGGCGATGCGCAGGACATCGTCGTGGTCGAACTCGCGTGGCCTCAAGCATCTCTCCTCTGCTCGACGATATGGTCCCCGTTCGCCGGGGCGACACAAAATATTTGACAGGACGTCAAAAACATGGTTTCTCGACACCGTGTCAAAAACTAATTGGGGCCGATAACTGGTTTCGTCAATGCGCGGAGCCGCCGTGCGGCAAGCGCCGCAACGGTTCAAGCCGGCATGGAAAGGAATGCGCCGATGCCTCTCCTTCACATCTCGCTGCGGGCCGGAAAGCCGCAAAGCTACCGGCAGGCGATTCTCGACAGCCTCTACCGCGCCATGCGCGAGGCGCTCGACGTGCCCGAGGGGCGACGAGTTCATGACCATCACCGAGCTTGAGGCAGCGAACTTCCGCTGCGGCAACGCTTACGGCGTCACGCGGAGCGACAGCGCCGTGCTGATCCAGATCACCGTGTTCGCCACGCGCACCGCCGAGCAGAAGAAGGCGCTGTACCGGCGGATCACGGACCTGCTCGGCGAAAGCCCGGGCATCCGGCCCGAGGACGTGTTCGTGAACGTTCTCGATGCACCGAAGGAGAACTGGTCCGTCGGCCACGGCCTCGCGCAGTTTGCGTGAC is from Bradyrhizobium sp. ISRA430 and encodes:
- a CDS encoding TetR/AcrR family transcriptional regulator, whose amino-acid sequence is MRPREFDHDDVLRIAFDQFWRKGVRGTSLSDIARDAGVQRGSLYNAFGSKEALFLRAYERYAGDYLGAVQAALGTGSLRKRLTAFFDLTITNFQSGTPPRGCPTTRGLMELGSVEGEGLDEEARRTFADLVTRITGLVEDALSAGAKRGEFSGAPEAAALHIVTVTRGLAVLERAFGDEAQLRKIAAHTIDLVLGATKR